The Zestosphaera sp. genome includes a window with the following:
- a CDS encoding ABC transporter ATP-binding protein, giving the protein MVREAVVASGLMKKYVSRKRSGLLRSEVLVVEALKGITFSVGYGEVVGLLGPNGAGKTTTIKIISTLLLPDSGRVTVEGFDVVREAPSVRRRIGVMLSVEKGFYGKLTGRENLVYFGSLYGLSGAELARRVDGMLELVGLKELEAEDKLYEEYSTGMKARLALARALLKDPPVLLLDEPTLGLDPASARKVRELVKSLASREGKAVIYTTHNMFEAELVCDRILLINKGVVVATGTPEELKSKISDVRTVVLQIRGGVGNLNSFLGRLSEIAVGNISMEGLDEDFIEVRFNVRSTEESLDKIVKLVVASNLFMSSLKVIEPTLEDVFIYLTRGEAG; this is encoded by the coding sequence TTGGTTAGAGAAGCTGTCGTGGCTTCCGGCTTGATGAAGAAGTACGTAAGCAGGAAGAGAAGTGGGCTCCTGCGCAGTGAGGTCTTAGTGGTTGAGGCTCTGAAGGGCATTACCTTCAGCGTGGGCTATGGTGAGGTTGTAGGGCTTCTCGGACCTAACGGCGCTGGCAAAACGACCACGATTAAGATAATATCCACACTTCTACTCCCGGACTCCGGAAGAGTTACTGTGGAGGGCTTTGACGTAGTTAGGGAAGCCCCCTCCGTGAGAAGAAGGATAGGGGTAATGCTTAGTGTTGAGAAGGGGTTCTATGGTAAGCTGACCGGTAGAGAGAACCTTGTTTACTTTGGCTCTCTCTACGGACTGAGCGGGGCGGAACTCGCGAGGAGGGTTGATGGGATGCTTGAGCTTGTTGGCTTAAAGGAACTGGAAGCTGAGGACAAGCTCTATGAGGAGTACTCAACAGGTATGAAAGCCAGGCTGGCGCTGGCAAGAGCACTTCTGAAGGATCCACCTGTCCTCCTACTTGATGAGCCTACCTTAGGGCTCGATCCGGCTAGCGCTAGAAAGGTCAGGGAGCTAGTTAAGTCCCTGGCCTCTAGAGAGGGTAAGGCAGTCATATATACCACTCACAACATGTTCGAGGCTGAGCTAGTCTGTGACAGGATACTCCTGATCAACAAAGGAGTTGTGGTGGCTACAGGCACTCCGGAGGAACTAAAGAGCAAGATAAGTGATGTAAGGACTGTGGTTCTTCAGATCAGAGGAGGGGTTGGTAATCTGAATTCCTTCCTAGGAAGACTGAGTGAAATAGCTGTGGGCAACATCTCCATGGAAGGGCTTGACGAGGACTTCATTGAGGTTAGGTTCAACGTTAGGTCGACTGAGGAATCGCTGGACAAGATAGTTAAGCTAGTCGTGGCAAGTAACCTCTTCATGAGCTCTCTTAAGGTGATTGAACCCACGCTTGAAGATGTCTTTATATACCTCACTAGGGGCGAGGCAGGTTGA
- a CDS encoding DUF58 domain-containing protein — MSLVGYVSGLVRSFGRLNAVDFEHPDYVRTVVGEEVCILLNLSAQHLELVRITRVEVLCDVGLNVTGYDIDRNLSGLRLSLYARPRVGTHRISGLRLYFRLLGGLADGFITLDADVEVRAIPSFKTAHLPYVSAGLKHVGAGPSRTRGGGTNILEIREYVPGDEFRRIDWKATARLSRLAVKEFEKEMRKDVLVTLVLSDRFFDPGSRALEYLVNDVCRLVSGLLHNSLHVRLLVVTERGFVLSDKVVTTLKIGNLLEALSRVEWPEEPLLTYSALRVASWLLLPVVTNSCTTPCMVVNIVSFEDLSDVEAAQRIWRGLKTLSHEVFFAVTSPSLTILRHEEVGLEDLSRAYRELEVLTRLSRLVPNCIVAPDLPSVLIEKVLRLRMSF; from the coding sequence TTGAGTCTTGTTGGCTACGTCTCGGGGCTCGTGCGCTCTTTCGGTAGGCTTAACGCAGTTGATTTCGAGCATCCGGATTACGTGAGAACTGTTGTAGGTGAGGAGGTCTGCATTCTGCTTAACCTGAGTGCACAGCACCTCGAGTTAGTCAGGATAACCAGGGTTGAGGTTCTATGCGATGTTGGACTCAATGTAACAGGATATGATATCGACAGGAACTTATCAGGGCTGAGGCTGAGCCTCTACGCTCGTCCGCGTGTAGGCACTCACAGAATAAGCGGGCTGAGGCTCTACTTCAGGTTGTTGGGAGGGCTTGCGGATGGTTTTATAACCCTAGATGCAGACGTGGAAGTGCGTGCTATTCCATCATTTAAGACTGCTCACCTACCGTACGTGTCGGCCGGACTCAAACATGTTGGTGCCGGACCTTCAAGGACTCGAGGAGGAGGCACAAACATACTTGAAATCAGGGAGTACGTGCCAGGCGATGAGTTCAGGAGAATTGACTGGAAGGCTACAGCCAGACTCTCCAGGCTGGCTGTGAAAGAGTTCGAGAAGGAGATGAGAAAGGATGTGTTAGTGACACTTGTACTGAGTGACAGATTTTTCGATCCCGGGTCAAGAGCTCTTGAGTACCTAGTAAACGACGTCTGCAGGTTAGTCTCAGGTCTATTGCACAACAGTCTCCACGTAAGGTTACTCGTGGTAACTGAGAGAGGTTTCGTGTTAAGCGATAAGGTGGTGACCACCCTCAAGATTGGGAACCTGCTTGAGGCGTTATCTAGAGTGGAGTGGCCTGAGGAACCCCTCCTAACTTACTCAGCACTCAGGGTTGCGTCGTGGCTGCTGCTCCCAGTGGTTACTAACTCCTGCACCACGCCGTGCATGGTAGTAAATATAGTGAGTTTCGAGGACTTAAGCGATGTTGAGGCAGCGCAACGTATATGGAGAGGACTTAAGACTCTATCACACGAGGTATTCTTCGCCGTTACATCTCCCTCTCTAACCATCCTCAGGCATGAGGAGGTGGGGCTGGAGGATCTGAGCAGAGCATATCGGGAACTGGAGGTTTTGACCAGACTTTCCAGGCTGGTGCCTAATTGCATCGTAGCCCCGGACTTACCAAGCGTGTTGATTGAGAAAGTGCTAAGGCTGAGGATGTCCTTCTGA
- a CDS encoding MoxR family ATPase, giving the protein MNKVESIVDRVANASEEVLVERRWDVKLLVLSVIAGGHALIEGIPGIAKTLTAKTVAKLLNLRFSRIQLTPDLLPADIVGTKVFNQRTGDFEVVVGPINANLVLADEINRASPRTQSALLEAMQERQVTIEGFTVRLPEPFTVVATMNPVELEGVFPLPEAQLDRFFIKVDMHSLSRNGLIELLKRGSLKIEEVFESLKPVVSVEEIFESRRELSRAHVDDSVLDYMLKIYEALNNHRYVRLGVTPRGLMMLHTLAKCLALADGRDYVIPDDVKAAAVPALSHRVLLKPEVIVEGTSSREVIEEVLRNVGVPRP; this is encoded by the coding sequence TTGAACAAAGTTGAGTCTATAGTGGACAGGGTTGCCAACGCGTCGGAGGAGGTCCTAGTTGAAAGGAGATGGGACGTTAAGTTGCTTGTTCTGTCCGTTATCGCGGGAGGTCATGCCCTGATCGAGGGTATCCCAGGCATCGCCAAGACCCTTACGGCCAAGACAGTCGCTAAGTTACTTAACCTCAGATTCAGCAGAATTCAGCTAACTCCTGACTTATTACCTGCAGATATTGTAGGTACTAAGGTCTTTAACCAGAGGACGGGGGACTTCGAGGTTGTTGTTGGACCTATAAACGCTAACCTGGTCCTGGCAGACGAGATCAACAGGGCGTCGCCTAGGACTCAGAGCGCTCTGCTTGAGGCAATGCAGGAGAGGCAGGTCACCATAGAGGGCTTCACCGTTAGATTGCCGGAACCCTTCACTGTTGTAGCGACTATGAATCCAGTAGAGCTGGAGGGTGTATTCCCATTGCCTGAGGCACAGCTCGATAGGTTTTTCATAAAGGTGGACATGCACTCGCTGAGCAGGAATGGTTTGATAGAACTCCTCAAGAGGGGATCTCTCAAGATTGAAGAAGTCTTCGAAAGTCTCAAACCCGTTGTTAGCGTTGAGGAGATATTTGAGAGCAGAAGGGAATTAAGTAGAGCGCATGTTGATGACTCGGTTCTAGACTACATGCTGAAGATCTATGAAGCGCTGAATAATCACAGGTATGTGAGGCTTGGCGTGACGCCGAGGGGGTTAATGATGTTACACACCCTGGCCAAATGTCTTGCTTTGGCAGATGGCAGAGACTACGTAATACCTGACGATGTTAAGGCAGCCGCTGTGCCTGCACTAAGCCACAGAGTACTTCTCAAGCCGGAGGTGATTGTTGAGGGAACGTCGAGTCGGGAGGTAATTGAGGAAGTCCTAAGAAATGTGGGGGTGCCTAGACCATAG
- a CDS encoding DUF4350 domain-containing protein: MVIGVRELGKALLALLLMAFIAEPIPVGVVVSGASPINTGYDGTSSLVDVLKDLGYDVRLVRSWGLTWLTSRTDTCRVLIVVSPERPFTSEEATIISGLVREGAHLIIADEYIHSNVLLESLRLESRISGEYVNFNGSYIFPAKVNLSRFDAVIYFAYASSVRRSRGDVIVMSRGNVVLGVRIDVGKSVVYVLSDGSIFTNAALTDTSPNNPYVQLVSALLTDLCPSGTVYIESSKYGLRPLTISEVLSTGNLSYIAAALTNPFRYALIATQSVDPTITAIFVLIALTIVSATFLDQVLPLKGIAWIPSELYEDLRRRHVTTTLKGLICVEGATKGVQRVCKGDRVRLGLDDVDWIIARASSG, from the coding sequence GTGGTGATAGGAGTGAGGGAGCTGGGTAAAGCACTCTTAGCACTCCTTCTGATGGCGTTCATTGCAGAGCCAATACCTGTTGGAGTGGTAGTCAGCGGCGCATCCCCGATCAACACGGGATATGACGGTACCTCCTCGCTGGTTGATGTACTTAAGGATCTAGGCTATGACGTTAGATTGGTTAGATCATGGGGACTCACGTGGCTGACTTCGAGAACGGATACCTGCCGGGTTCTAATCGTTGTATCCCCTGAAAGACCCTTCACATCCGAAGAAGCCACTATCATATCAGGCCTTGTCCGCGAGGGTGCCCACCTCATCATAGCGGATGAGTACATCCACAGTAACGTGTTGCTTGAATCTCTGAGACTTGAGTCCAGGATATCTGGGGAGTACGTCAACTTCAACGGTTCTTACATCTTTCCGGCTAAGGTCAACTTAAGCAGGTTCGACGCAGTCATATACTTTGCATATGCCTCCAGCGTGCGACGCAGCAGAGGTGATGTGATAGTAATGTCGAGAGGTAATGTGGTGTTGGGGGTGAGGATCGATGTTGGCAAGAGTGTGGTCTACGTGCTGAGTGATGGGTCAATCTTCACGAACGCTGCCCTTACCGACACCTCCCCTAATAACCCCTATGTCCAGCTGGTAAGCGCGCTTCTTACCGATCTCTGTCCCTCAGGAACAGTCTACATAGAATCCTCAAAGTATGGCCTCAGACCCCTCACAATCTCCGAAGTGTTGAGCACTGGTAACCTGAGCTACATCGCCGCGGCGCTCACGAATCCCTTCAGATACGCATTAATAGCGACTCAGAGTGTAGATCCAACAATCACGGCCATCTTCGTGCTGATTGCTTTAACGATAGTATCAGCCACCTTCCTCGATCAGGTCCTTCCTCTGAAGGGAATTGCTTGGATCCCTTCTGAGTTGTATGAGGATCTCAGAAGGAGGCATGTTACAACGACGTTGAAGGGATTGATATGCGTTGAAGGTGCTACTAAGGGGGTGCAGAGAGTCTGTAAAGGTGACAGGGTTAGATTGGGTCTTGATGATGTAGACTGGATCATCGCGAGAGCTTCGTCGGGATAA
- a CDS encoding Nre family DNA repair protein, translated as MVRGELCSICRGSRYLCGLTYCPLLVRFYSKINVRQVELSEILQGTSPPSVFVGRIGYPRVSVGPSIPPQVGDTSEYELPEAWIGRPLEDILIKRLSMVVGVTQVRVRDVGTGFVPKLQELALSERPVDAEMLLDKKYLRRPLFGEELPPVGPRVMLKNVRVVSNPYFGRSVEKVYGDTDLKAVDAVLLLYRDGLPISRIQRIFSIGALGRHENRRLVPTRWSITAVDDMVSKFLVRRVRNLPELGEVLVHVRQYMQNLFIAVLLPGVWSYEWIEAWFPGSTWNPSGSTVSVGGDHEGPMGKTEYALTGGCYYAARLAAAEHLLHRLGRQATVVLYREIYEGFNIPIGVWFVRENVRRLFESVPKKFSSLEEALKSLSGLTRVRVEEIVRNSHILRTYGKVRTLDTYWGKQC; from the coding sequence GTGGTTAGAGGAGAACTATGTAGCATCTGTAGGGGCTCCAGATATCTCTGCGGGTTGACGTATTGCCCGCTTCTAGTCAGATTCTACAGCAAGATTAACGTAAGGCAAGTCGAGTTGAGCGAGATCCTTCAGGGCACTTCACCGCCTTCAGTGTTTGTTGGCAGGATTGGCTACCCGAGGGTCAGTGTGGGACCCTCAATACCTCCTCAGGTCGGTGACACTTCCGAGTATGAATTACCTGAGGCTTGGATAGGTAGGCCTCTCGAGGATATACTGATTAAGAGGCTCTCAATGGTGGTTGGAGTCACTCAAGTCAGGGTTAGGGACGTTGGTACGGGTTTTGTCCCTAAGTTGCAGGAGTTAGCTCTATCAGAAAGGCCCGTAGACGCCGAGATGCTCCTTGACAAAAAGTATCTGAGGAGACCTCTCTTTGGTGAGGAGTTGCCGCCCGTAGGTCCTAGGGTCATGCTGAAGAACGTTAGGGTGGTGAGCAACCCGTATTTCGGCAGGTCTGTTGAGAAGGTGTATGGGGACACAGATCTTAAGGCTGTTGACGCGGTTCTTCTGCTATACAGGGACGGGCTTCCAATCTCAAGAATACAGAGGATCTTCTCGATTGGTGCTTTAGGCAGACATGAGAATAGGAGGTTGGTCCCTACTAGGTGGTCAATAACCGCCGTGGACGATATGGTCTCAAAGTTCCTTGTGAGGAGGGTGAGGAACTTACCTGAGTTGGGTGAGGTGTTGGTTCACGTAAGACAGTACATGCAGAACCTATTCATAGCCGTGTTGTTGCCGGGCGTATGGAGTTATGAATGGATTGAAGCGTGGTTCCCTGGAAGTACTTGGAACCCCTCTGGAAGTACCGTCTCGGTGGGAGGTGACCACGAAGGTCCTATGGGTAAGACGGAGTACGCCCTGACGGGGGGTTGCTACTACGCCGCCAGGTTGGCTGCGGCGGAACACCTCCTACACAGACTTGGAAGGCAAGCTACTGTGGTCCTTTACAGAGAGATTTACGAAGGCTTCAACATACCTATCGGTGTGTGGTTCGTCAGGGAAAACGTAAGGAGACTCTTTGAAAGTGTGCCAAAGAAATTCAGCAGTCTTGAGGAGGCGCTGAAGAGCTTAAGCGGTTTAACTAGAGTGCGTGTCGAGGAGATAGTTAGGAACTCGCACATACTAAGAACCTATGGTAAGGTGAGAACCCTTGACACTTACTGGGGGAAGCAGTGTTGA
- a CDS encoding radical SAM protein → MTLTGGSSVEGNVKYVNIRASSALSRSGLPGLDYALNPYVGCYHKCAYCYARSYCRYEEPRKRWGDVIYVKENLVELLRSEVRRVRPGIVGLSTITDPYQPIEAVTRLSRRCMEILLKAGFRVSIQTKSSLALRDLDLLAGASKLVDVGFTITSLDDTLVRKVETRAPPPSARVKALREISEVGVRTWVFLGPIIPGLNDDLSQLEGVISIAGETNSVLYYDWLRFKGELREFFNSLGLEPAQYLRSSAQLGWRKTVEDKILRMCRERNVLCEPAFTEYSLQQ, encoded by the coding sequence TTGACACTTACTGGGGGAAGCAGTGTTGAGGGCAACGTCAAGTACGTCAACATCCGCGCGTCTTCAGCACTCAGTAGATCCGGACTACCCGGTCTTGACTACGCCCTCAACCCCTATGTGGGTTGCTATCATAAATGTGCTTACTGCTACGCCAGAAGCTACTGTAGGTATGAGGAGCCAAGGAAGCGTTGGGGCGACGTTATCTACGTTAAGGAGAATTTAGTGGAACTCCTGAGGAGTGAGGTTAGGAGGGTTCGGCCCGGCATCGTTGGACTCTCGACTATCACAGACCCCTATCAACCGATTGAGGCTGTTACAAGGCTCTCGAGAAGGTGTATGGAGATTCTCCTGAAGGCAGGCTTCAGAGTCTCCATACAGACTAAGTCATCGTTAGCGCTGAGAGATCTGGATCTACTTGCAGGCGCATCAAAACTTGTTGATGTTGGCTTCACGATAACCTCACTTGATGACACTCTGGTAAGAAAAGTCGAGACTAGAGCGCCGCCACCCAGCGCTAGGGTTAAGGCACTGAGAGAGATCTCGGAAGTTGGTGTTAGAACTTGGGTCTTCCTAGGTCCCATAATACCAGGGTTGAATGATGACTTAAGTCAGTTAGAAGGCGTCATCAGTATAGCTGGGGAAACTAACTCCGTACTATACTACGATTGGCTTAGATTCAAGGGCGAGTTGAGAGAGTTCTTCAACTCCTTAGGACTTGAACCTGCTCAGTACCTCAGGAGTAGTGCGCAGTTAGGGTGGCGCAAAACTGTGGAGGACAAAATCCTGAGGATGTGTAGGGAAAGGAATGTCTTGTGTGAGCCTGCCTTCACTGAATATTCACTCCAGCAGTGA
- a CDS encoding Lrp/AsnC ligand binding domain-containing protein has protein sequence MSGVKAYILVVTSLGLEYDIADELVKMSKDVKVSVDVVFGEYDLVVTVEGRDLKDIDKFVTMLRRVNGVHKTSTLIASRS, from the coding sequence ATGAGCGGTGTTAAAGCGTACATCCTCGTAGTCACGAGCCTAGGACTTGAATACGACATAGCTGATGAGCTAGTAAAAATGAGCAAAGATGTAAAGGTAAGCGTTGATGTGGTCTTTGGAGAGTACGATCTAGTGGTGACCGTTGAAGGTAGAGACCTGAAGGACATAGATAAGTTCGTAACCATGTTGAGAAGAGTTAACGGAGTTCACAAGACCTCAACACTCATAGCCTCCAGGAGCTAG
- a CDS encoding NAD(P)-dependent oxidoreductase: MARVVFTFKPYSTVFEILEREGVDYVYFEGRMPPKEWFEENLKDAEVIIAPAWQPLNAELMNLAPNLRLILIHGSGVDKVDVHEASRRGVCVANAPDMIAQAVAEHALALTLAVMKNVVRGDACIRSSCWDPETQRYLTTRLLRGKRVGVIGLGRVGSEVAKLFNALGAEVIYWSRSRKIEVEHALDLKYIEFEELLKTSDVVVIAIALTPETKGLLSHRELSMLKPGAVLINVSRGPIVDEEALVKALSEGRIYAGLDVYAVEPLPKDSELVKLENTVLTPHIAGFAHEALRGTSEFVTREAVRFIKEGGLPYTTLNREGCIK, from the coding sequence GTGGCTAGGGTAGTATTCACGTTTAAACCGTATTCAACGGTCTTCGAGATTCTGGAGAGGGAGGGTGTGGACTACGTGTATTTCGAGGGTCGCATGCCACCTAAGGAGTGGTTTGAGGAAAACCTAAAGGATGCTGAGGTAATTATAGCGCCCGCATGGCAACCACTTAACGCAGAGTTAATGAATCTCGCTCCGAATCTTAGGCTTATCCTAATTCACGGATCAGGAGTTGATAAAGTGGATGTGCACGAGGCAAGCAGAAGGGGTGTGTGCGTAGCTAACGCGCCTGATATGATAGCGCAGGCAGTCGCTGAACACGCTCTAGCATTAACGCTGGCGGTGATGAAAAATGTGGTCAGAGGCGATGCATGCATCAGGTCGAGCTGCTGGGATCCTGAGACCCAAAGATACTTGACCACGAGACTCTTGAGGGGTAAGAGAGTAGGGGTGATTGGATTAGGGAGGGTAGGCTCTGAGGTAGCTAAACTTTTCAACGCGCTTGGTGCGGAGGTTATCTACTGGAGCAGGTCGAGAAAGATTGAAGTGGAACACGCCCTCGACCTAAAGTACATTGAGTTTGAGGAACTCCTAAAAACGTCGGACGTTGTGGTGATAGCCATAGCGCTGACTCCGGAGACCAAGGGACTCTTAAGCCATAGAGAACTCTCGATGCTCAAGCCTGGCGCTGTGCTCATCAACGTTTCAAGAGGTCCTATAGTGGATGAGGAGGCGCTCGTAAAAGCCCTCAGTGAGGGTAGGATCTACGCTGGACTAGACGTCTACGCTGTAGAGCCTCTTCCAAAAGATTCAGAGTTGGTAAAGCTGGAGAACACGGTCTTAACACCGCATATAGCGGGCTTCGCCCACGAAGCGCTCAGAGGGACCAGCGAATTCGTTACTAGAGAGGCAGTGCGCTTCATCAAGGAGGGTGGATTGCCGTACACGACCCTCAACAGGGAGGGCTGCATTAAATAG
- a CDS encoding winged helix-turn-helix domain-containing protein, which translates to MSRKRSKLEVVFDVLDALSKEAVNPTRLATLANMPYDRLRKLLNELIERGLVMLEDHGRSQTVVLTLQGYQLHEELKRIKKILEDYGMLD; encoded by the coding sequence ATGAGCAGGAAGAGAAGTAAGCTGGAGGTAGTGTTCGACGTGCTCGATGCCCTGAGCAAAGAAGCAGTTAACCCTACGAGGTTAGCAACGCTTGCAAATATGCCGTACGACAGGTTGAGGAAGTTGCTTAACGAACTAATAGAGAGAGGTTTAGTCATGCTTGAGGATCATGGAAGGTCGCAGACTGTAGTCCTAACTCTCCAGGGCTATCAGCTTCACGAGGAGCTGAAGAGGATTAAGAAGATACTGGAGGACTACGGGATGCTGGATTAA
- a CDS encoding TRAP transporter fused permease subunit, which produces MAEALTVERAKSGPIAKMILIMGILFAVYELLFVMGLNFSLYTILRNLGLDFRPLLYAPDIQQSMAFLLGILLLVAFIIYPIRKKTGIEKVPLYDYVLGVMGFASMFYLVIVYPMVVQYGYVEATLLNILIPFMAIALLLEASRRSLGVALPTIALVIMLFGISYEGFNLRRFVNHMFYAREGIFSIPLYVMVSYVFAFVFFGSILEKVGIGDYITKFVMSLVGQRWGGPAKTAVVASALMGTVSGSSVANVLTTGTFTIPLMKRAGYPPEVAGAVEPAASTGGQLMPPIMGAAAFVMAQFLGRPYKDIIIAAAIPAILYFTSVYVFIDRVTKKLGVRPVSRELLPNFRELVRSAYLLSPIPVVTYLLLSGLEPQYSALGAIGAAIMSAWIYQRGIGPVPKLLVTGAIALVGATSYILGLPVSAAVFFAGVLSVFVAVIIGYTIRESREMSLALVKAFDSSLRSTITVFFAASCAGLIQGVLTMTGWATTIGYQLVEISGGNIFVLMVTAMMISLVLGMGVPTTANYIITSTIVGIPMARAIASITGVEFEMAKLVAHMFVFYFGILADLTPPVALASYAGSLLAKSEFWKTALNATKYALAGYLVPYIFTLDPVLLILPASGLNLYVAYRMTYGIANTLLSILMLSAGIVGWHGTHIGLAQRALLVVLGITNLTPYEYLTPVLAAAYVVLYLHNVRRSKHEATKTPGTVVLSSPAQAVNPASRSPPVSS; this is translated from the coding sequence ATGGCTGAAGCACTGACCGTTGAGAGAGCCAAGTCTGGACCAATTGCTAAGATGATTCTGATTATGGGAATTCTGTTTGCGGTGTATGAGCTTCTGTTTGTCATGGGCCTCAACTTTTCCCTGTATACAATACTGAGGAATCTGGGTCTTGACTTTAGACCTCTCCTTTACGCTCCCGACATACAGCAGAGTATGGCCTTCCTGTTAGGCATACTCCTGTTAGTGGCTTTCATAATATACCCTATAAGGAAAAAGACTGGAATAGAGAAGGTACCTCTATACGACTACGTCCTTGGCGTCATGGGTTTCGCTTCAATGTTCTACCTGGTGATAGTGTATCCGATGGTTGTTCAGTACGGATACGTGGAGGCGACTTTGCTTAACATCTTAATCCCGTTCATGGCTATAGCCCTCCTCTTGGAGGCTTCCAGAAGATCCCTCGGAGTGGCGTTACCCACTATAGCCCTCGTTATAATGCTTTTCGGCATCAGCTACGAGGGCTTCAACCTGAGGCGATTCGTCAATCATATGTTTTATGCGAGGGAAGGAATTTTCTCAATACCTCTCTATGTGATGGTCTCCTACGTGTTCGCCTTCGTGTTCTTTGGTTCAATACTTGAGAAGGTAGGAATTGGGGACTACATAACAAAGTTCGTCATGTCCCTCGTGGGGCAGAGGTGGGGCGGCCCCGCGAAGACCGCTGTTGTGGCGAGTGCTCTCATGGGCACAGTCTCGGGAAGCTCCGTAGCCAACGTCCTGACTACTGGGACCTTCACTATACCCCTCATGAAGAGAGCTGGCTACCCGCCTGAGGTAGCGGGGGCGGTGGAGCCCGCGGCCTCGACCGGAGGTCAGCTCATGCCCCCGATAATGGGGGCCGCTGCGTTTGTCATGGCGCAGTTCCTAGGTAGACCCTATAAGGACATAATCATAGCTGCAGCTATACCGGCGATCCTTTACTTCACTTCAGTCTACGTCTTCATCGATAGAGTGACTAAGAAGTTGGGTGTGAGACCCGTCTCAAGAGAGTTACTGCCGAATTTCAGAGAGCTGGTGAGGAGTGCCTACCTCCTCAGCCCCATACCCGTTGTCACTTACCTATTACTTTCAGGGCTTGAACCTCAGTACAGTGCTCTCGGAGCCATCGGGGCGGCAATCATGTCTGCCTGGATCTACCAGAGGGGGATAGGGCCGGTTCCCAAGTTATTAGTAACTGGCGCAATCGCTCTGGTTGGAGCAACCTCTTACATCCTCGGATTGCCTGTGAGCGCCGCTGTGTTCTTCGCCGGTGTTCTTTCGGTCTTCGTGGCGGTAATAATCGGGTACACGATCAGGGAAAGCAGGGAGATGTCACTTGCGCTCGTCAAGGCGTTCGACTCGAGCCTAAGGAGCACCATAACCGTCTTCTTTGCGGCATCATGTGCCGGGTTAATTCAAGGTGTCCTTACGATGACAGGATGGGCGACCACCATAGGCTACCAGCTAGTGGAGATCTCCGGTGGAAACATATTCGTGTTGATGGTAACGGCTATGATGATTAGCCTCGTGCTGGGTATGGGAGTTCCCACAACAGCCAACTATATAATAACCTCAACAATCGTAGGGATCCCTATGGCGAGAGCTATAGCCTCGATAACAGGTGTGGAGTTTGAGATGGCTAAGCTCGTCGCACACATGTTTGTCTTCTACTTCGGAATCCTTGCAGATCTAACTCCTCCTGTAGCCCTAGCATCATATGCTGGCTCGCTCTTGGCTAAGTCGGAGTTCTGGAAGACCGCCCTCAACGCAACTAAGTACGCCTTAGCAGGCTACCTAGTACCCTATATATTCACTCTAGATCCTGTGCTCCTAATCCTTCCTGCAAGCGGTCTGAACCTCTACGTTGCCTACAGAATGACCTACGGAATAGCAAACACGCTCCTCTCCATACTCATGCTGAGCGCCGGCATAGTGGGGTGGCACGGTACCCATATAGGGTTAGCTCAGAGGGCTTTGCTGGTAGTGTTGGGCATAACCAACTTAACCCCATATGAATACCTAACTCCCGTGCTTGCGGCCGCGTATGTGGTGCTATACCTCCATAACGTGAGGAGATCAAAACATGAAGCAACGAAGACCCCAGGGACCGTGGTCCTCTCATCACCCGCCCAAGCAGTTAATCCAGCATCCCGTAGTCCTCCAGTATCTTCTTAA
- a CDS encoding DUF1850 domain-containing protein: protein MVGKSKLVFLLATLFFGVTLLSLPIIQVTEVVMDNTVYLIQPNVKVTVALEYLHSVELMKVVETYEVVGCEVRLVKLVWPGHGAGLPSTPNDLPVQIVGSDGGYTAEDISLGPVVMVSMRHRVDPTLTVNGRRVTCNGTVEIKACVRVPPVALLLQAVLGSVKGLNYIA, encoded by the coding sequence ATGGTGGGTAAAAGTAAGCTCGTCTTTTTGCTCGCAACCTTGTTTTTTGGAGTAACGCTCCTCAGCCTTCCAATAATCCAAGTGACTGAGGTAGTGATGGATAACACAGTGTACTTAATCCAACCCAATGTAAAAGTTACGGTAGCTTTGGAGTACTTGCACAGTGTAGAGTTGATGAAGGTTGTCGAAACCTACGAGGTAGTCGGGTGTGAGGTTAGGCTCGTCAAGCTCGTGTGGCCGGGACACGGGGCCGGGTTACCTTCAACACCGAACGACTTGCCGGTTCAGATTGTTGGCTCTGACGGGGGGTATACGGCTGAGGACATATCCTTAGGGCCGGTAGTGATGGTGAGCATGAGACATAGAGTAGATCCTACACTAACTGTTAATGGTAGAAGGGTTACGTGCAACGGGACTGTAGAGATTAAAGCCTGTGTGCGAGTGCCACCGGTCGCTCTCCTCCTGCAGGCCGTGCTAGGTAGTGTTAAAGGTTTAAATTATATTGCGTGA